Proteins encoded together in one Flavobacteriales bacterium window:
- a CDS encoding OmpA family protein, producing the protein MSETDIKAFKETIEVLSAEETIPKVKTKKKARKGKFIFKNINFEFDSYLISNAGETELFRVVDYLVENEKIKIEIGGHTDSVGTRAYNRLLSKRRANSIGDFLLDNGVHKRSFKVVGYGERYRRFSLNLKNRRVELVELPMAADHYKDLDNNRPKPKSNPINDDYEEEFDEDEPNEVVETEYVTMGQLGYYTVQVGAYGYHVDLDFFKGLPDVKEIIDADGMYRYITGQYESFKECSSHLDEVRGYGYQAFIQF; encoded by the coding sequence GTGAGCGAGACAGACATTAAAGCATTTAAGGAAACGATAGAAGTATTATCTGCTGAAGAAACCATACCTAAAGTAAAAACAAAGAAAAAGGCAAGAAAAGGTAAATTCATATTCAAGAATATAAATTTTGAATTTGATAGCTATTTAATTTCCAATGCAGGAGAGACTGAATTATTTAGAGTAGTTGACTATTTGGTAGAGAATGAGAAAATAAAAATAGAAATAGGAGGACATACAGATAGTGTTGGAACAAGAGCCTATAACAGACTGCTTTCCAAAAGAAGGGCCAACTCGATAGGAGATTTTCTTTTAGATAATGGGGTTCATAAACGAAGTTTTAAAGTTGTTGGCTACGGTGAAAGGTATAGACGGTTTTCTTTAAACCTAAAGAATAGACGTGTAGAACTAGTTGAGTTACCTATGGCGGCCGATCATTATAAAGATCTGGATAATAATAGACCAAAGCCTAAATCTAATCCAATTAATGATGATTATGAGGAAGAATTTGATGAGGATGAACCTAATGAAGTAGTAGAAACAGAGTATGTAACAATGGGGCAATTGGGATATTATACAGTTCAGGTTGGAGCATACGGGTATCATGTTGATTTGGATTTTTTCAAAGGATTACCAGATGTTAAAGAGATTATTGATGCTGACGGAATGTATAGATATATTACCGGTCAATACGAATCATTCAAGGAGTGTTCATCTCATTTAGATGAAGTACGAGGATATGGATATCAGGCATTTATCCAGTTCTAA